From Paenibacillus sp. FSL H8-0537:
CCCTGAGTTCACGGCAAGCGTGCTTGTCGCTTATGCGAGAGCAGCTTACAAGCTTGCTCAAGAGGGTGGAACTGGCGCGAAAACCGTCTTTGATATTCCGTTCGGTCTGCTATCGCCGAAATCCGCAGCACAGCTGCGTAAGGAATTGCTGTAATTCGTTCACATCAGACTAGCTCGTATATATTTTGCTAGTTATTAACGCTATAAAAGAAAAACAAGCCGTCCTTTCAGCAGTTTATTCTGCGGAGGGGCGGCTTGTTTTTGCTGTATGGATTGGCACGGAACAGCTGAATCGGCGTGTTGTGAGCAAGCGTTACTTTGAATGGCATATAACGCATCAGCAACAGGTCAGATAGACGCCATGCTATTTGGCTTAGTTGGAGTAACCGTCTTTGTGATCTGGCAAAGGCAAAACACCCATTTTCACCAGCTGTTCCTGCAAATCTGAGTAACCAGACATGATGTAAGCAGGAGCATGCTCCGTTAACGGCTGCACCTGACGGTGATTGAACCAAATGGAGGTCCAGCCTGCTTGCAGGGCGCCTACTACATCATTATTCCAAGAGTCGCCTATGTAGATGCAATTCTCCGGCAGCGTTCCTGTCCGCTCATTCACCCGCTTGAAAATTCGCGGGTCGGGCTTGTCCCAGCCGACTTCGCCGGAAATGAACTGACGGTCACGCGGGATCAAATCGTCGATATCCATCGCTTCGATTTTGCGGCGTTGATGGGCGCCAGCTCCGTTGGTAATGAGGCCAACGATATACCCGGCTTTTACAAGCCGCTCAAGCATTGCTTTTGCCCCCGGAAACATCACGATGTCGTATTGGCAGCCAATGTAGGCAGCCTGCATCGCTGCGGCCTGCTCGTCCGTAAGCGCTGCGTCGAACTCGCCTAGCGCCAGCTGGAAGCGGCGCGTCCGCATCAGCTCCGTCGCAGCCCCAGCCTCCAGTGCGCCAGCGCCGCCCATTTGCTCGGATAGCACATCACTGTAGTGCCGCATGCGGCAATAGGCTGCTTCATAAGGGAAGGCTTCACTAAGCTGAAGCACTTCTTGTACTGCTTTCGTAAAAGGAGGCAAATGATCATACAGCGTATCATCCACATCGAAAAAAACACCTTTTTTTAAGCTATTATCCGTCATGGCGAGTTCTCTCCCGTTTTCGTCTATTTCATTGTCAGTTCCTCTAATAGTAACCCAATTGGTCTTCGCCCTGCCAGCAGCAATTGCGTTTATACAGGCGGAGCTCCTCCCGAGAAGCATGTGAAAGCGCATAAAGCTTTTTCAGCAGAAGCTGGCGAGCAAAATAGTACAGCTCAACATCACTGGCATTTTTGCTATGGATGATGTCAATGATGTCGCTGGTCAGTTCCGTTTTTGGCGGGCGGCTTTTATTGGCGTTTATTTTCGAATAAACCTTCGGCTCCCAGCCCATTGTTTTCATAAACAAAAATTGCGATTCCGCATACAGCTCCGTAATGCCGGCGAATGAAACATGCTGCTCCAAATTTCTGGTCGCCAAGCTCAAATCGGGAGTCGTGCTCCATAGCTCTCCGCTCAGAAACCGGGTTTGCAAATTTACATATTCGGGATCAAAATACGAATTATTCAGAAACTCCTCGAACGTAAGATAGGGATTGTAGTTATCGAGATAGCTCTTATTTTTGTATTTAAAATAAAAGAAGGAGGCGATCTGGTCCACCGGATCACGCAGCATCGTCACGTATTGGCAGGGACGGCTAGTGGCTTTGTGAAGTCCAAATGGGAGGTGGCCGCATAGCGCATCGGCCTGTTTGAGGGTTTGCCGCAGCAAGTCGGGTTTATCCGCCACCTGAAAATAGTAAACAGCGTTTGGGCAATGCTCGTTAATCGCCTGCGTGAAGGAGGTTCCCCCGGTTTTTGGAATGTGTACATAGAGCAGCAGTGGCTCCTTGGCTGTTTTCATTATTTTGCACCTCACCTTATTCGTGAAATACTAGCGGATGCCTCCGTCGCTTATAAGCAGCCGTTGTCTCTTAAATAATCCAAAATGAGGCGGACGGATTCCTTAGGCGTCTGCCTGTCGCTTTCGATGATGATTTCAGGCTGCTCTGGCGCTTCGTAAACGGAGGAAATGCCCGTGAAATCTTGAATTTTACCGGCGCGGGCTTTTTTGTACAGCCCCTTCGGGTCCCGGCGCTCACATTCGACAAGAGGGCATTTGACATAAATCTCAATAAACTCATCCTCGGAAAAAAAGGATCTGACCCGCTCGCGATCGGCTCGGTAGGGGGAAATGGCAGCGACCAGCGCGATTAATCCGGCATCGGAGAACAGCCGAGCGGCTTCGCCAATGCGGCGAATATTTTCACTGCGGTCCTGCTGGCTGAAGCCGAGCCCCTGATTTAGGCCAAGCCGCAGATTGTCCCCATCCAAAACATAGCTGTGCATATGGCGCTTAAACAGCTCATGCTCCATTTCGTAAGCCAACGTCGATTTGCCGGAGCCTGACAAGCCGGTAAACCATAGCACGCAGCTTTTATGCCCATTCAGCTGATGCCGCACGTCCTTGCTTACTTTGGGAGAATGCCGCACATTAGGGGGCGTTTCATGTTTCATATATCCACTTCGCTTCCGGAGGGCGCTACGGTCCTTTTTATACTAAATTATGTTTCGCTGCGACAATCGTTCGTACAATAACACAAAATCAGGCACAGTGGCCTGTGCCTGATTTTATGGGGACGGAACAGCCCCTCTTTGCCCCGTTTTGCTGCCAGAGTCGTTGATGCGGGCTTCACGTCCTACTCGTGTAAACGAATAGAGCTAGCGCAGCAAATAGCCGCCGTCGGGATGCAGCGTCGTGCCTGTCGTGTAGCTGTTTGTCATTAAATAGACAACTGAATGCGCGGCTTCTGCCGCTTCTCCAACCCGTCCCAGCACATTCATATTCGTGTAGGCCTCATAAGAGGCATCGCGGGTTGCTTGCTCGGCGCCCTCCCAATTGAATGCCGTATAAATCGTGCCCGGCGAGATGACATTAGCTCTGATCTTCTTAGGAGCAAGCTCGACAGCGAGCGCTTTGCCCAAGCTTTCAATCGCGCCATTGCAGGCGGCATAGGATGCTCCATCCGCAAGCGGCCGCTGGCTGAATGCGCCGGACATAAGCACGACGGAGCCGGCTGGCTGAAGATAAGGGAGTGCGTATTTCACCGCATAATATTGCGGCCAGAACTTCGCCTTGAAGCAGCTTTCCGCTGTCGCTTCATCCGAAGTGATTGGCCCCCGCACATAAGAGGCTCCCGGGGTGAACAAGTGGTCGAAGCTGCCGATTTGCTTGAAAAATCGTTCCAGCTGGCCGTTGTCGCGATTATCCAGCGCATACGTCTCAACCTTGTCAGAGCTGAGCAGCTGCCGGGCGGCTGTCAGCTTCTCCTCGGAGCGGCCGGCAATGACGACGGCTGCTCCTTGTTCAAGTGCCTGCCGAGCTGTCGCCAGTCCAATTCCCGAGCTGCCGCCAATAATGACGACGCGTTGATTGTTTAAAGTTAGAGCGGTCATAGGTAAACCTCCTGATTGTATCGATGGGCGATTATTGCCATTACAGTTATTATTGGAGAGAAGATAACCGCTGCCAAGTACGCAGTTTTTTCGTACATAGTCCGAAATTTCGTACCATCAGCAAGCGCGCGGAGGCTAGGCGGCGGGCGTGCAGAATAGGCATTTAGCTGGTATGATGATAGAGAGGGGAGTAGACTGGGATGAATTTACAAGAGCCGAGATTGGCAGGGGTTATTGCAACGCTGGAAGTAATCGGAGGCAAATGGAAGCCGCTCATCCTGTTTATTTTACTCGTAGAAGGTACGAAACGGTTTGGCGAGCTGCGGCGGTTGATACCCGATGTATCGCAAGGAACACTTGCAAAGCAGCTTCGTGAGCTGGAGGAAGACGGGCTTGTGCAGCGTGATATATTTCAGGAGATCCCGCCCCGTGTAGAGTACAGTCTGACCGACCATGGGCTTAGCGTGTCGGCAGTGCTGGACAGCATGTGCGGCTGGGGCAGGAAGCATGCCCGGTTTGTGAAAGAGCTGGAAACCAATAAGGCCACGAATTCCCTCCCACCAAAGGCATCAGCCGAGGTGAACGGGAAGACGGACCGGACGTATGGGGGGATGAGTTCAAATGCAATTTCGTAATTTAGGAAGAAGCGGTTTGAAGGTCAGCGAGATCAGTCTGGGAAGCTGGTTGACATACGGGGGCTACGTGGAGCGCGACAACGCCGTCAAGGCGATTGAGACCGCCTATGGCTTAGGCATTAATTTTTTTGATACCGCCAATGTGTATGAACGGGGCGAGGCTGAGAAGGTGATGGGCGAAACGCTGCGTGCGTATCCTCGCGAATCGTACGTGCTTGCAACGAAAGTGTTTGGCAAAATGGGCGATGGCCCGAATGACCAAGGGCTGTCCCGCAAGCATATTACGGAGCAGTGCCATGCCAGCCTGAAGCGTCTGGGCGCCGACTATATTGATCTTTATTACTGCCACCGTCATGATCCAAATACGCCGATGGAGGAGACGCTGCGTGCACTGGACGATCTGGTTCGCCAGGGGAAAGTGCTGTACGTCGGCATCAGCGAATGGACAGCGGCACAGATGGCGGAGGCGCATGCGATTGCCGATCGATATTTGCTGGACCGCATCATAGCGAATCAGCCGATCTATAATATGTTCAACCGTTACATTGAGAAGGAAGTCATTCCTTTCGGGGAACGTGGCGGCATTGGACAAGTGGTGTTCTCGCCGCTGGCGCAAGGCTTACTGACGGGCAAATACAGCTCGGCAAGTGAGCTGCCGGCGGACAGCCGGGCAGCCAAGCTTGAAAACATGCGCAAAAATGTGACCGACGAGAAAATCGCCAAGGTGCAGCAGCTGGGCAAAATTGCTGCCGAGCTGGAGCTGACGGTTGGACAGCTGGCGCTGGCCTGGATTTTGCGCCAGCCGAATGTGTCCAGTGCGCTTGTAGGCGCCAGCCGCCCGGCACAGGTCGAAGAGAATGCCAAAGCAGCAGGCGTAGAGCTTAGCGCTGACGTTTTGGAGCGAATCGAGGAAATATTGGCTTAATAGATAATCGGAATATGTGAGTGAAAATAGAGAAGGCCGCTTGGGGTTTATTCCTCAAGCGGCTTTTTGAGTAGACAGAATTCATTTTTTTTGAAATAACGCTATTAAAGGAAATGAAAGAATGACGCCAATAATAATGAAATATAAAGCAAGATCAGCGCTTAGATATTTGAACTGTACCAAAAATAGCATAATGGCTATATAACCTAAGCTAAACAAATAAGAATAGTGGCCTGTTTTCTTGAATAATAAAGAACGGGCTTCCACCGAACTAGCATTCATCTTCACCCCAAAGTGCAGGATGAAATCGGATATTATGCCTACGATAATAAGCGCTCCGAGGAAGATGAAATCATTACTTATTAGAAATATAGCTAATACCAAGCTTGAAAGTTCACCAACAATACGAAATGAAGGATTGTTCATATATGCCTCTTTCCAGACTTACACCATCTATACTATTGTACATTAGATTATTAATATTGTGGATCCAAACTTGAAAAAATCAACATTGTGAGGACTCACGTTCCGCTATTCTAGCTTTTGCTCCGATTTTAGGCTGTAAGCGGACAGGAAAGCCGCTATTACCTGCATCATCCCGTCAAAATGGCAATGGGCAGTACATTAGCGTCTCCTGTGTCCGCAGCCTGTGCCACACCCGTTATTCTATTGAAATAGCGGCCCCTGTGTCCGCCAAGACTAGCTATATAGACAGCCTCTTATTAGATTTGTCTAAAGGATTGTTCTATTTTGTCCATTGCTCTTTGCCGGAAAGGAAGGCTACAATAAAGAGTGTAGTGAGAATGAATATCAAATTCAAGGTTTGGGAGGGACAATAGTGTCAGAACAGCTGGAATTATACGATGTAACGATTATTGGCGGCGGTCCTGCCGGACTATATGCTGCTTTCTATAGCGGGATGAGGGACATGAAGACGAAGGTGATTGATGCTCAGGAAGAGCTGGGCGGACGGATGCTCATTTACCCGGAAAAAATGATTTGGGACGTAGGTGGAGTCACCCCTATTTTATGCGAGAAGCTCATTGGACAGCTCAAGCAGCAGTCGCAAACCTTTGACCCGACCATTGAGCTTGGGCAGCAAATTCGTAATTTGACGAGGCTTCAGGATGGGACGTATATGCTTGAAGCATCCACGGGGGAGAAGCATTGGACGCGTACCGTTATTTTGGCGATTGGCCGGGGCATCTTGAAGATGGCAAAGCTGGAGCTGGAGGGCGCCGAGCGCTACGAAGTATCCAATTTGCATTATACGGTGCAGGAGCTGGAGCCTTTCAGAGGCAAGCGGGTGCTCATTTCCGGCGGCGGCAACTCGGCTGTCGATTGGGCGAATGAGCTGGAGCCGATTGCGGCACAGGTGACGGTCATTCATCGCCGGGAGTATTTTGGCGGCCATGAGAAAAATGTCATCAAGATGAAAACCTCCTCCTGCGATGTCCGCACGCCATGGGAGGTCACGCAGCTGTACAGCGGCGATGGATCTACGATCAGCAAGGTAACGGTGAGACATTTGGAGTCGGAGGAAACAGAGCAGCTGGAGGTGGATGCGGTCATCGTCAACCACGGGCTGAAGTCCGATTTCAGCGGCATTAGAGACTGGGGCATTGGCATGGATGAGTGGTGCGTATATGTCACTCCGAAGCTGGAGACAGATTTGCCAGGCATCTTCGCCGCAGGAGACTTTGCTTCTTATGACAGCAAGCTGAATCTAATCGCTGGAGCGTTCACCGATGCCGCGCTAGCGGTCAACAGTGCGAAGCTTTTCATAGACCCGAAGGCGGATGGGGTAGCTTACGTATCCTCGCATAATTCCCGCTTTAAGGAGAAAAATCTAGCCCTCGGCGTTAAAGAAGAAGATGCTTAATGAAGGAAAGAAGATTAGCTTAGATAGGATGTGAAAAATGATGCTGCGCTCTTCGGCAAATGCTGGCCGGCCTCAAGTCCAGCATAGCTTCTATATGCCTGTGCGGCTGCAGGAGCTTCAACAGGTCCTGGAAGAAAAACATCAGGAAGCAGCTGCTCCTCTATACCAGATCCTCATTGTGTGGGGCGGAGAGGGCGCACTTTATATTCATAACTATTATCATGAACTGTCCCGGGGTAGCGTGTGGCTCAGCGGCCCTTCGCTGCCTAAGCTTCAAATAGAGCAGCGTTCGGAATTGCGAGGCATTTTGCTGGAGTACAGCTGTATTCCAACTGCTGGCGAAGCAGGAGCCGGGCTTGAGCATTCGGCTCCGCTGCAGCACTGCCCGGCTGTCATCCTTCGGCTTGCCAGCGAACTGGCGAATGTGTGGAATCAGCGTGATCCCCATTCGCCTTTTCGCGTTCAACAGCTGTTTACCGAGCTGCTTGCTGAGCTGCATAAGGAGCTTGCAAGCCGGCAAAAGCCTGCCAGCTCATGGCTGGAGCAAGCAGAGGCTTATGTCGAGCAGCATTATAGCGAGGATATAACAAGGGATCAGATGGCGAGCCGCGCCGGGGTCAGCCCAGAGCATTTTTCACGAATGTTCCGCAAGCATACGGGCAGGACATTCAATGCCCATTTGACACTGCTTCGTATACGGAGTGCGCAGCAGCGTTTGCTGGAGGGAACAGCGTCTGATCTTGGCACGCTGGCGCAGGAGGTTGGCTACAAGGAGGGCATCTATCTCAGCCGCAAGTTTAAGGAAGGCATCGGCTTGTCTCCGACCGCTTATTTGCGCAAGCCCAAACGGCTCGTTTCGCTGAATTTGAACCATACCGCCAGCCTAATGGCACTCGGCATTATTCCGGAGCTCGGCGTATATACGTCATGGCTGGAAGGGATGCGGGGAGGCTTGCAGCCGGGGTTGCGCCAGAGTCAGAGCGGAAGCCGAAGCGGGAACGGAAACGGAAACGGAAACGGGAGCTTTAACCCCTACGGGCATACGCCGCTGACGTTTTACGAGGCAATTGCGGCAGCTAAGCCGGATGTCATTATCAACTACAGCGGTGCAGAGGAGAATAGGCGTTTGCTGCCGCTTGCTCCAGTTATTGAGCTGTCCATTCGGACGATGAACTGGCGAGAGCAATTTTTGCTGATTGCTGGCATCGTAGATCGCAGGCTGCAGGCGGAGGAATGGCTGCTGCAATACGATGAGCGAATCTATGCCATTAACCGCCAGCTCGATCGGGAGCTGGGCAGTCGGGGGACGGCAATTGTCTGGGAAATCGGCCACAATACCGCTTATTGCTTCAGCAGCAGCTTTGGAAGAGGCTGTCAGATTCTTTACGATGATATGGGCTTTCGCCCTCCAGCACCGCTGGTGGAACAAAATATTACCGCCAAAGGCTTCATCGAAACCGGCATCGAGATGCTGGCCGCCTATCCGGCAGATCATATTTTTATAACAGGTCTGCCAACTTATGCTGATGACAAGAAGCGGGTACAGCGTTTGTTTCAATCCGCAAGCTGGAGGAAGCTGGACGCTGTGCGCGAGAATCGCGTGCATATCTTGAAGGAGTCGGAGCTGTTCTACGGGTATGACCCTTTGTCCTCGCAGGCACAGCTTGGGGAGCTGGCCAGCGTACTGGCGCCGCATCATAAATTTGCATAGTGCCAGATCATTTTAAGGCATAGTCATTTGTTCGCTTACACGTTAAAGTGTAAATGAGAATGATTATCGATTTAAAATGAGGGGGATTTACACGTGTTTCTGAAAAATCAAGGCCAAAATTATAAGCACAGCATGGCTGCTATGCTAATTATGCTGCTGCTATGCGTAAGCATCTTTACAGCATGCGGTACAGCAGCAGAGTCGAACGAGACAAGCAAGGCGAATGCAGGCAGTGAAGCGACGGCGCTGGCATCGAGTGAAGCAAGCAATGCTGGTGCTGCAGAAGCAACACCAGAAGCGAGCGCTGATCCGAACGCAGTCAGAACGATTTCTACTGTAAATGGCGATATCGAAATTCCAGCTCAGCCAAAGCGCATCGTGGCTGAAGAATACCTTGGCAGCTTGATTGCCCTTGACGTTGTGCCAGTCGGGGCGCCGGGATTAACGCTGAAAAACTATTATTTTAAAGAGGCGCTTACCGGCGTTGATGATACGGGGGAATATGGCAAGCCGTCTGCCGAGAAAATTGCAGCTCTTGCTCCCGATTTGATTATTACGGCCAATGGAGATAACTACGATCTGCTCAGCAAAATTGCACCTACCCTCCATATTCCATATGGCGACCTCAAAAATGCGCATGAAGAGCTGACTTATTTCGGGGAAGTGCTGGGCAAGGAGCAGGAAGCGAAGACATGGCTGGAGGAGTTCGACCGTCGCATTGCTGAAGCGAAGGCGAAGGTGGATGCGGCCATTCCGGCAGACGCAACCTTTTCCATTTTTGAGCATACGGAGAAATCGACCTATGCCTACGGAGATAATTTTGGACGTGGCGGACAGCCGGTATATCAAGCGCTTGGACGCAAGCCGCCAGCCGAAATAGCAGACGTCATTATGGAGAAGCAGTGGGCCGAGCTTTCAGCAGAGATTGTCCCAGAATATGCTGGGGATTATATTGTCATGACCTCGAACGTCTGGACACTGGCTGATTTTGAGGCTGATCCGATTTGGAGCAACCTTCCGGCAGTGAAAAACGGCAAGCTGTACGTATGGCCGGAGGAGCGCTCGTGGTACTATGATCCGCTTGCGGTGCTGGCTCAGACCGAGGAGCTTGCGGACTGGCTTAGTAAAGGCAATTAATCATTAGCAGCATTAAGCTTTCAAAATGAAAAGCCGCCGAAGCAATTTCGGCGGCTTGCTTGATTTTGGACACTAGGAGGCTTGCTCCTGTTCGGCTTGCGCTGAAGAGTACAATTCAACTTAAAGCTTTTCATTCCGGCGCGATACTGATACAATTCTAATTGAAAACGTTTCTCAATAAAGGTGGGGAAATAAGGATGAAACATACGTTGGAAGCCCAACATATCGAATCTTTATATAATGAATGGATCGGCGCAGAGCTAGGCGTTCCGGTGGAGCAGCTTGCAGATACGGTTAAGCTTCCTGAGCATTGGGGAGATGGCTATTTGCAGCGCACGCGCCTGCGGCCGGGCATGGAGCTGCATACGATTGATGTAAAGCTGCATGAAAATCATATTTTTCATATTGATGTGCAGTATCCGCATTTGGAAATTTCATTAACGCAGCACGGCAACGGCTGTTGGTCGATTGAGGGCAGGCGCGGGGAGCGGGCGATGGGCTCGGGCGGGACGCAAATGATTTATTTGCACGATACGCGTATCCATTTCGAGCAGCTGCATTCGGATCGGCTTGCCCATATGGAGCTGCGGATCGATTTTAGCATATGGAAGCATCTATTCTCGTATTTCCCTTGGCAGGCTGGCGATACGTTTTATTGCGAGCAGCAGCAGCTGACACCGGAAATTAAGCAGGTATTCGATCAGTTGAAAAATTGTCCGTATACTGGCCCAATTCGGCAGCATTATTTGGAAGGCAAAGCCTTTGAGCTGATTGCCCTATTTTGGTACGGGCTGGAGCAGAAGAGCGAGCTGGAGTCGGCGGCTTCGCGCTTGAAGACGGCAGATGTGGAGCGGCTCCATCAGGCGAAAAATATTTTATACCACAATCGCACCAATCCGCCGGGCTTGCTGGAGCTGGCGCGCCAGACGGGACTGAATGATTTTAAGCTGAAAGCAGGCTTTAAGGAGCTGTTCGGCACAACTGTGTTCGGCTATATTCGCGAGGAGCGGATGCGGGAGGCGAAGCAGCTGCTGGAGCAGGGGAGAATGAATGTCAGCGAAGCGGCGATTATGGTCGGGTATACGAATATGAGCCACTTTGCCTCGCTGTTTCGCAAAACGTTCGGCATTAATCCGAGTGAATATGCCAGGCAGCAGAGCCGCTCCATGTGAGTGGCAACCCGATTGAAAAGCATAGGAGGGCCGGAGCCACGGTGGCGCTGACGTTAGAAATGACGATAGCGGACGGGGCTTCGGCTTTTTTTAATATAAAGAGGCTGATATTTAACTGTTCCTCCGTCCACCGTTAGGAATAATCCGTCCAGAGGTAGTTGATTTTCATAAAAGATGATAATGTTTCTCAGTAGTAGCGTCATTAAGGGAGGCTTTTCGCTTGAGTATACAGGAATTGATTAAAGACAGAAGGACGATACGGAAGTTTAATACGCAGCCGCTTTCGCAGGAGACGATTTTGGAGCTGATGAATATTGCGGTGTGGGCGCCAAATCATAAGCTGCGCGAGCCATGGCGCTTCATTTGTGCAGCGGATATGGAGTCGAAAGCGAGGCTGGCGGATCATATTGCTTGAAGGAGAGGAAGCTATAATGGCGGGAAAAACAGCTGGTAAAACGGCTAATAAGACGGGAATCGCAAGGCTGCTGGAGCTGGCGGGGGAAAAACGCGGGCTGCTTGCTGTTTCAGGGGTGCTTTCA
This genomic window contains:
- a CDS encoding HAD family hydrolase; translation: MTDNSLKKGVFFDVDDTLYDHLPPFTKAVQEVLQLSEAFPYEAAYCRMRHYSDVLSEQMGGAGALEAGAATELMRTRRFQLALGEFDAALTDEQAAAMQAAYIGCQYDIVMFPGAKAMLERLVKAGYIVGLITNGAGAHQRRKIEAMDIDDLIPRDRQFISGEVGWDKPDPRIFKRVNERTGTLPENCIYIGDSWNNDVVGALQAGWTSIWFNHRQVQPLTEHAPAYIMSGYSDLQEQLVKMGVLPLPDHKDGYSN
- a CDS encoding sulfotransferase family 2 domain-containing protein, producing the protein MKTAKEPLLLYVHIPKTGGTSFTQAINEHCPNAVYYFQVADKPDLLRQTLKQADALCGHLPFGLHKATSRPCQYVTMLRDPVDQIASFFYFKYKNKSYLDNYNPYLTFEEFLNNSYFDPEYVNLQTRFLSGELWSTTPDLSLATRNLEQHVSFAGITELYAESQFLFMKTMGWEPKVYSKINANKSRPPKTELTSDIIDIIHSKNASDVELYYFARQLLLKKLYALSHASREELRLYKRNCCWQGEDQLGYY
- the cysC gene encoding adenylyl-sulfate kinase, with product MKHETPPNVRHSPKVSKDVRHQLNGHKSCVLWFTGLSGSGKSTLAYEMEHELFKRHMHSYVLDGDNLRLGLNQGLGFSQQDRSENIRRIGEAARLFSDAGLIALVAAISPYRADRERVRSFFSEDEFIEIYVKCPLVECERRDPKGLYKKARAGKIQDFTGISSVYEAPEQPEIIIESDRQTPKESVRLILDYLRDNGCL
- a CDS encoding SDR family oxidoreductase, translating into MTALTLNNQRVVIIGGSSGIGLATARQALEQGAAVVIAGRSEEKLTAARQLLSSDKVETYALDNRDNGQLERFFKQIGSFDHLFTPGASYVRGPITSDEATAESCFKAKFWPQYYAVKYALPYLQPAGSVVLMSGAFSQRPLADGASYAACNGAIESLGKALAVELAPKKIRANVISPGTIYTAFNWEGAEQATRDASYEAYTNMNVLGRVGEAAEAAHSVVYLMTNSYTTGTTLHPDGGYLLR
- a CDS encoding aldo/keto reductase family protein — its product is MQFRNLGRSGLKVSEISLGSWLTYGGYVERDNAVKAIETAYGLGINFFDTANVYERGEAEKVMGETLRAYPRESYVLATKVFGKMGDGPNDQGLSRKHITEQCHASLKRLGADYIDLYYCHRHDPNTPMEETLRALDDLVRQGKVLYVGISEWTAAQMAEAHAIADRYLLDRIIANQPIYNMFNRYIEKEVIPFGERGGIGQVVFSPLAQGLLTGKYSSASELPADSRAAKLENMRKNVTDEKIAKVQQLGKIAAELELTVGQLALAWILRQPNVSSALVGASRPAQVEENAKAAGVELSADVLERIEEILA
- a CDS encoding NAD(P)/FAD-dependent oxidoreductase encodes the protein MSEQLELYDVTIIGGGPAGLYAAFYSGMRDMKTKVIDAQEELGGRMLIYPEKMIWDVGGVTPILCEKLIGQLKQQSQTFDPTIELGQQIRNLTRLQDGTYMLEASTGEKHWTRTVILAIGRGILKMAKLELEGAERYEVSNLHYTVQELEPFRGKRVLISGGGNSAVDWANELEPIAAQVTVIHRREYFGGHEKNVIKMKTSSCDVRTPWEVTQLYSGDGSTISKVTVRHLESEETEQLEVDAVIVNHGLKSDFSGIRDWGIGMDEWCVYVTPKLETDLPGIFAAGDFASYDSKLNLIAGAFTDAALAVNSAKLFIDPKADGVAYVSSHNSRFKEKNLALGVKEEDA
- a CDS encoding AraC family transcriptional regulator — its product is MMLRSSANAGRPQVQHSFYMPVRLQELQQVLEEKHQEAAAPLYQILIVWGGEGALYIHNYYHELSRGSVWLSGPSLPKLQIEQRSELRGILLEYSCIPTAGEAGAGLEHSAPLQHCPAVILRLASELANVWNQRDPHSPFRVQQLFTELLAELHKELASRQKPASSWLEQAEAYVEQHYSEDITRDQMASRAGVSPEHFSRMFRKHTGRTFNAHLTLLRIRSAQQRLLEGTASDLGTLAQEVGYKEGIYLSRKFKEGIGLSPTAYLRKPKRLVSLNLNHTASLMALGIIPELGVYTSWLEGMRGGLQPGLRQSQSGSRSGNGNGNGNGSFNPYGHTPLTFYEAIAAAKPDVIINYSGAEENRRLLPLAPVIELSIRTMNWREQFLLIAGIVDRRLQAEEWLLQYDERIYAINRQLDRELGSRGTAIVWEIGHNTAYCFSSSFGRGCQILYDDMGFRPPAPLVEQNITAKGFIETGIEMLAAYPADHIFITGLPTYADDKKRVQRLFQSASWRKLDAVRENRVHILKESELFYGYDPLSSQAQLGELASVLAPHHKFA
- a CDS encoding ABC transporter substrate-binding protein; protein product: MFLKNQGQNYKHSMAAMLIMLLLCVSIFTACGTAAESNETSKANAGSEATALASSEASNAGAAEATPEASADPNAVRTISTVNGDIEIPAQPKRIVAEEYLGSLIALDVVPVGAPGLTLKNYYFKEALTGVDDTGEYGKPSAEKIAALAPDLIITANGDNYDLLSKIAPTLHIPYGDLKNAHEELTYFGEVLGKEQEAKTWLEEFDRRIAEAKAKVDAAIPADATFSIFEHTEKSTYAYGDNFGRGGQPVYQALGRKPPAEIADVIMEKQWAELSAEIVPEYAGDYIVMTSNVWTLADFEADPIWSNLPAVKNGKLYVWPEERSWYYDPLAVLAQTEELADWLSKGN
- a CDS encoding AraC family transcriptional regulator; protein product: MKHTLEAQHIESLYNEWIGAELGVPVEQLADTVKLPEHWGDGYLQRTRLRPGMELHTIDVKLHENHIFHIDVQYPHLEISLTQHGNGCWSIEGRRGERAMGSGGTQMIYLHDTRIHFEQLHSDRLAHMELRIDFSIWKHLFSYFPWQAGDTFYCEQQQLTPEIKQVFDQLKNCPYTGPIRQHYLEGKAFELIALFWYGLEQKSELESAASRLKTADVERLHQAKNILYHNRTNPPGLLELARQTGLNDFKLKAGFKELFGTTVFGYIREERMREAKQLLEQGRMNVSEAAIMVGYTNMSHFASLFRKTFGINPSEYARQQSRSM
- a CDS encoding nitroreductase family protein codes for the protein MSIQELIKDRRTIRKFNTQPLSQETILELMNIAVWAPNHKLREPWRFICAADMESKARLADHIA